The following are encoded together in the Daucus carota subsp. sativus chromosome 5, DH1 v3.0, whole genome shotgun sequence genome:
- the LOC108223664 gene encoding E3 ubiquitin-protein ligase WAV3 isoform X1 encodes MASKWRKAKMALGLNTCLYVPKTLEDAPPAAGTRFSDASGLSPTASQAESQRLQMPTTPTPSSSGLRLPKHTSKSSKTMCSICLTTMKPGQGHAIFTAECSHSFHFHCITNNVKHGNQICPVCRAKWKEVPFQSPASDLSGRRSRISRGVWPQDNGWMTVVQRLPHSRPDANRHISPLRQAHEPSVFDDDELMDHQREVTAKSSSDNTYTSDQSIGAIEIKTYPEVSSVARSASHSNFNILLHLKAPISGEQHNGEDQAISNSQNPRAPVDLVTVLDISGSMAGTKLVLLKRAMGFVIQNLGPSDRLSVIAFSSTARRLFPLRRMTDAGRQEALQAVNALISNGGTNIAEGLRKGAKVMTDRKCKSPVSSIILLSDGQDTYTITSPRTNSRTDYQSLLPSSMRRGSGAGPHIPVHSFGFGADHDAVSMHSISEASGGTFSFIEAESVIQDAFAQCIGGLLSVVVQELQVVVDCVNPSLCLNSIKAGNYKSTVTADARTGFIEVGDLYAEEERDFLVILDIPVDKYSADMTLINVKYHYKDPITKELVSLEESRNVVIQRPEDAGQLSVSMEVDRQRNRLCAAEAMAEARAAAERGDLTAAVSVLEQCRKQLSETVSAKAGDRLCVALGAELKEMQERMANRRVYESSGRAYVLSGLSSHSWQRATARGDSMDSTTLMHAYQTPSMVDMVTRSQTMYFGSPSPQLPARPARSFSTQPQPR; translated from the exons ATGGCGAGCAAATGGAGGAAAGCGAAGATGGCGTTAGGGCTGAACACGTGTCTGTATGTACCCAAGACGTTAGAGGACGCTCCTCCGGCCGCCGGAACTCGGTTCTCCGACGCGTCTGGCCTATCGCCGACGGCTTCTCAGGCGGAGTCTCAGCGGCTTCAAATGCCGACCACTCCTACTCCGTCTTCTTCGGGCCTTCGCTTGCCTAAACATACCAGCAAATCATCAAAG ACGATGTGTTCAATTTGCTTGACCACCATGAAACCAGGCCAGGGACATGCCATTTTCACTGCAGAATGTTCACACTCCTTCCACTTCCATTGCATCACCAATAATGTAAAACATGGAAACCAGATTTGCCCGGTTTGTCGAGCAAAATGGAAGGAAGTTCCATTTCAAAGTCCTGCTTCTGATCTTTCTGGTAGACGTTCTAGAATTAGTCGTGGCGTTTGGCCTCAAGACAATGGTTGGATGACTGTAGTTCAACGGCTCCCTCATTCCCGTCCTGATGCAAATCGCCATATTTCTCCACTTCGTCAAGCCCATGAACCAAGTGTCTTCGATGATGATGAACTCATGGATCACCAACGTGAGGTTACTGCAAAAAGTTCATCTGACAATACTTATACTAGTGACCAGTCAATTGGGGCAATAGAAATAAAGACATATCCTGAGGTTTCTTCTGTTGCAAGATCAGCATCTCATAGCAACTTTAACATATTATTACATCTTAAAGCTCCCATTAGTGGAGAGCAACACAATGGTGAAGACCAGgctatttcaaattctcagaacCCTCGTGCTCCAGTAGATCTTGTCACTGTACTTGACATCAGTGGTAGCATGGCTGGTACAAAGCTTGTTTTGCTAAAACGAGCAATGGGATTCGTTATACAAAATCTAGGGCCTTCTGACAGGCTTTCGGTCATTGCTTTCTCCTCCACAGCTCGACGCCTCTTTCCACTTCGCAGGATGACAGACGCTGGAAGGCAGGAAGCCCTGCAGGCTGTTAATGCACTCATTTCAAATGGTGGCACAAATATTGCTGAGGGGCTGAGAAAGGGTGCCAAGGTAATGACAGATCGCAAATGTAAGAGCCCAGTCAGCAGTATTATACTCCTATCTGACGGGCAGGATACATATACCATCACAAGTCCCCGTACTAATTCCAGAACTGATTACCAGTCACTCCTTCCATCCTCCATGCGCCGTGGTAGTGGTGCAGGCCCCCACATTCCAGTTCATTCATTTGGTTTCGGTGCAGATCATGACGCGGTTTCAATGCACTCAATCTCTGAAGCCTCTGGGGGGACATTTTCTTTCATAGAAGCGGAGAGTGTAATTCAGGATGCTTTTGCACAATGCATCGGAGGGCTATTAAGTGTCGTGGTGCAGGAACTCCAGGTGGTAGTTGATTGTGTTAATCCAAGTTTGTGTCTGAACTCAATAAAAGCTGGGAATTACAAATCCACTGTAACAGCCGATGCAAGAACGGGCTTCATAGAAGTCGGGGATCTGTATGCTGAAGAAGAGAGAGATTTTCTGGTAATACTGGACATTCCAGTTGATAAATACAGTGCTGACATGACATTGATAAATGTTAAATATCATTACAAAGATCCTATCACAAAAGAATTAGTGAGCTTGGAAGAATCCAGGAATGTGGTAATTCAAAGGCCTGAAGATGCTGGACAACTTTCAGTGTCCATGGAAGTGGACAGGCAGCGAAATAGGCTTTGTGCAGCAGAAGCAATGGCCGAAGCACGGGCAGCTGCTGAACGTGGTGATTTAACCGCTGCAGTGTCTGTCCTTGAGCAATGTCGTAAACAACTGTCAGAGACGGTGTCAGCAAAAGCTGGCGATAGGTTGTGTGTTGCACTAGGTGCTGAATTAAAGGAAATGCAAGAGAGGATGGCAAACCGTCGTGTCTACGAGTCCTCAGGGAGGGCTTATGTTCTGTCCGGTTTAAGCTCACATTCATGGCAGCGAGCAACTGCAAGAGGTGATTCTATGGATAGTACAACTCTAATGCATGCTTATCAGACCCCATCAATGGTTGACATGGTCACTCGGTCCCAGACAATGTATTTTGGGAGTCCGTCACCTCAATTACCAGCTAGACCTGCTCGGTCATTTTCCACACAACCACAGCCAAGGTGA
- the LOC108223664 gene encoding E3 ubiquitin-protein ligase WAV3 isoform X2, which produces MTMCSICLTTMKPGQGHAIFTAECSHSFHFHCITNNVKHGNQICPVCRAKWKEVPFQSPASDLSGRRSRISRGVWPQDNGWMTVVQRLPHSRPDANRHISPLRQAHEPSVFDDDELMDHQREVTAKSSSDNTYTSDQSIGAIEIKTYPEVSSVARSASHSNFNILLHLKAPISGEQHNGEDQAISNSQNPRAPVDLVTVLDISGSMAGTKLVLLKRAMGFVIQNLGPSDRLSVIAFSSTARRLFPLRRMTDAGRQEALQAVNALISNGGTNIAEGLRKGAKVMTDRKCKSPVSSIILLSDGQDTYTITSPRTNSRTDYQSLLPSSMRRGSGAGPHIPVHSFGFGADHDAVSMHSISEASGGTFSFIEAESVIQDAFAQCIGGLLSVVVQELQVVVDCVNPSLCLNSIKAGNYKSTVTADARTGFIEVGDLYAEEERDFLVILDIPVDKYSADMTLINVKYHYKDPITKELVSLEESRNVVIQRPEDAGQLSVSMEVDRQRNRLCAAEAMAEARAAAERGDLTAAVSVLEQCRKQLSETVSAKAGDRLCVALGAELKEMQERMANRRVYESSGRAYVLSGLSSHSWQRATARGDSMDSTTLMHAYQTPSMVDMVTRSQTMYFGSPSPQLPARPARSFSTQPQPR; this is translated from the exons ATG ACGATGTGTTCAATTTGCTTGACCACCATGAAACCAGGCCAGGGACATGCCATTTTCACTGCAGAATGTTCACACTCCTTCCACTTCCATTGCATCACCAATAATGTAAAACATGGAAACCAGATTTGCCCGGTTTGTCGAGCAAAATGGAAGGAAGTTCCATTTCAAAGTCCTGCTTCTGATCTTTCTGGTAGACGTTCTAGAATTAGTCGTGGCGTTTGGCCTCAAGACAATGGTTGGATGACTGTAGTTCAACGGCTCCCTCATTCCCGTCCTGATGCAAATCGCCATATTTCTCCACTTCGTCAAGCCCATGAACCAAGTGTCTTCGATGATGATGAACTCATGGATCACCAACGTGAGGTTACTGCAAAAAGTTCATCTGACAATACTTATACTAGTGACCAGTCAATTGGGGCAATAGAAATAAAGACATATCCTGAGGTTTCTTCTGTTGCAAGATCAGCATCTCATAGCAACTTTAACATATTATTACATCTTAAAGCTCCCATTAGTGGAGAGCAACACAATGGTGAAGACCAGgctatttcaaattctcagaacCCTCGTGCTCCAGTAGATCTTGTCACTGTACTTGACATCAGTGGTAGCATGGCTGGTACAAAGCTTGTTTTGCTAAAACGAGCAATGGGATTCGTTATACAAAATCTAGGGCCTTCTGACAGGCTTTCGGTCATTGCTTTCTCCTCCACAGCTCGACGCCTCTTTCCACTTCGCAGGATGACAGACGCTGGAAGGCAGGAAGCCCTGCAGGCTGTTAATGCACTCATTTCAAATGGTGGCACAAATATTGCTGAGGGGCTGAGAAAGGGTGCCAAGGTAATGACAGATCGCAAATGTAAGAGCCCAGTCAGCAGTATTATACTCCTATCTGACGGGCAGGATACATATACCATCACAAGTCCCCGTACTAATTCCAGAACTGATTACCAGTCACTCCTTCCATCCTCCATGCGCCGTGGTAGTGGTGCAGGCCCCCACATTCCAGTTCATTCATTTGGTTTCGGTGCAGATCATGACGCGGTTTCAATGCACTCAATCTCTGAAGCCTCTGGGGGGACATTTTCTTTCATAGAAGCGGAGAGTGTAATTCAGGATGCTTTTGCACAATGCATCGGAGGGCTATTAAGTGTCGTGGTGCAGGAACTCCAGGTGGTAGTTGATTGTGTTAATCCAAGTTTGTGTCTGAACTCAATAAAAGCTGGGAATTACAAATCCACTGTAACAGCCGATGCAAGAACGGGCTTCATAGAAGTCGGGGATCTGTATGCTGAAGAAGAGAGAGATTTTCTGGTAATACTGGACATTCCAGTTGATAAATACAGTGCTGACATGACATTGATAAATGTTAAATATCATTACAAAGATCCTATCACAAAAGAATTAGTGAGCTTGGAAGAATCCAGGAATGTGGTAATTCAAAGGCCTGAAGATGCTGGACAACTTTCAGTGTCCATGGAAGTGGACAGGCAGCGAAATAGGCTTTGTGCAGCAGAAGCAATGGCCGAAGCACGGGCAGCTGCTGAACGTGGTGATTTAACCGCTGCAGTGTCTGTCCTTGAGCAATGTCGTAAACAACTGTCAGAGACGGTGTCAGCAAAAGCTGGCGATAGGTTGTGTGTTGCACTAGGTGCTGAATTAAAGGAAATGCAAGAGAGGATGGCAAACCGTCGTGTCTACGAGTCCTCAGGGAGGGCTTATGTTCTGTCCGGTTTAAGCTCACATTCATGGCAGCGAGCAACTGCAAGAGGTGATTCTATGGATAGTACAACTCTAATGCATGCTTATCAGACCCCATCAATGGTTGACATGGTCACTCGGTCCCAGACAATGTATTTTGGGAGTCCGTCACCTCAATTACCAGCTAGACCTGCTCGGTCATTTTCCACACAACCACAGCCAAGGTGA